Below is a genomic region from Carassius carassius chromosome 50, fCarCar2.1, whole genome shotgun sequence.
GTGTAGATCACAAAAACGGATCATGCATACCTTTTGTCTTTTCCTTTCAGATCAAGAATGCTGAAGACGCAATGGATCCCCTAGTTCACTTGAGCCCACTGAGAGTCCGAATCTCTGCTCTCCCACATCCCACGCGCCCACCTCGTCCCTGGGCACCCGACCCTGCGCCTTTCACCATCTCCTGGAAGAGGGAATAGTTTTCATACTAACACACGGGAGAAAGGTGAAAGCTTCCTGTGTAAATATGACTGGATGGAGGTCTCCGTGGCATCTGGTCCTGCTCAACTCGCTGACATGTGGCCTGGAGATCTGCGTGGCGGCTGGGATCACCTACGTGCCTCCTCTGTTGCTGGAGGCTGGCGTGGAGGAACAGTATATGACAATGGTTTTAGGTAAGGTTTCAGCCTAACCTTGGAATGTGGAACCAGGGTTTGTGATTGGTTAATTAAGGGCTGTGCTGTAAACAGCAAGTCAAGGTTGTTTCCCACTAAGGAGTTGATCCTATAATAGGGGCCATTATCATAATTACTGGCTAAATCACTCGCTGCCTCATCCAGGTGGTAATCAGGTGCTAATTGGAAAGCACTGGACTGCAGGAAGAGGCCCGGAGGCTCGAGGGTCAGCAGCTGTGTGGAAGCTTTTATAGTTTTACTGCATCTTGTTAAAATTCTGTGGGACCTTCCTCTGGAATTTCATCAGAAAATATAGTCATCGTGGGCTACCTTAGAGCTGAAAACCTCTTTCTCATATTGTGGGCTTGTGCAGTCAACCTATTTAAATGTGCACTTTTTCCATTTCTCACCCCCATGATCTCGTAATTGTGTTAGGAGTTTTGAGAAGCATTttcaaaaaagtcattattattccTTTGAAAAACTGGTAGACAAAATATTAATGGAAAACTTAGTATTAGTAATACTAGATAAAAAATGACATAAGATgtcatgtgaaaataaataaatcaataatttcatattaatatatattatacacacacacacacacacacgaacacatatACACACTATGGCTGTCAAgtcaattaatcgcatccaaaaatgTGTGTATTAATATACACCGTGCAAACATAAAgtatattatgcaaacacaaacttttattctggatgcgattaatcgcgataatatatatataatatatacttttatatgttcaaaagtttggggtcatttttgacaataaattaatactttaatgagcattaaattgatcaaaagttacagtcaaCAGAAAtcgattttaaataaatgctgttcttttgaaatttctattcttCGAAGAACCCTGAGAAGAAGAATAAAATAGTTTCCACCAAAAATGTtctatgtattaaaatataataataagtaatataaGTATCAAAGCTGTTTTTAACGGTTATAATAATATGTGACAATGAAGCCTGGAGTTATGACGGCTGAGTGTTAAGGaagaaataatacattaaaataggaaactgataattgtaataatatttcacaatactgtattttgatgcagccttggtgggcatAAGAAACTATacaaattttgaatggtagttcatgtaatatatgaatacttttttattatatattatatacataaaaataaatattaatattctaaATTTTCATGGTTTATATATGCCACTAGGCCACGGCATGAAACAATTTAAAGTGTGCAGTTTCAAAGAGAATACTTTGCTTTTGTCtactagaaaaaaaaagtccatgaGAACTTTGTTCATATAAAGCGACGTgagtgattatttttatttttcatcctaGAATAACAGCCTTATGACTCTAAATATTTGGCGTCTGTGTTTGAGATTTTCTTTTCAGCGTGTCATATGAACAGATGCATTATTTGGTGCCCACAAATGGTTTCCACATGGCTTTTGCTGTAAAAGAATCTCTCTCAAAGACTATTTGCCTTGCAACCTAAACAGAATAAAAGCAGTTCACAAATGTGCATGTGGTCACTTTGCACCAGACGGACAGAAGATGTGTGGTCTGTTAATATGTTCTACATACCGCTCTCTTTGTCAACAGCTGCAGTGGAAAGCAAAGAAAGATCCTTTGTGTTCATTTCCATTCACAAGCTATATAAACTCATAATGTTGTTGCCATTAAAAGTGCTTTCAAAAGGTTTGTGTGTGGTTCCAGAGGTTTTGTTGGATGCTCATTTGATGAGTTCTTTGTGACCTCTTCTCGAACTTACACTGCATTATAGCTATACATTTCTTCCCTGGAACTTAAATCCATGACCTTTGTGTTGTTAAAGCCACACTGGAGCAACAGAAACCATTAGGATGACTATAATGAATTGCACTGTGTAGTAAATAAAAGAGTCATATGATTAATTGTCTCGAACTGCTGCAAACAGCACAAAGGCACCTTTAAAGGGAAGTGGGCATAATCCCACTCTCCCTCCACTTTGGGAAAAACAGCATGTGTTGACTTACAGGCAGAGTTGACCGACATTGTTAAATAAATCTCTTTATGGTAGGCAGTTCCAACTACAGTATTCCTCACATTACTCATAGTTTGTCAATACCTGCTCAGTGCCTTAAATAGGGTTACCTTAATTTTTCTAGGTGTGTTTTTACCATACACTGTAGGTTTTTACACACATGCTTCCATTTTCCGGTTCACAGCTCTTgcggaaatgtgtttttttagtgTGTGAGAATttgcaaacattattattatgcaCCATGATGGCAAAAAACAGCATAAATTAGTTTCAAAACCACTATATactctactattcaaaagtttacggtctgtaagattttatttttgttgttggtttaagaaatgtatacatttattcagcaaggacacactgAATTAatcaaacgtgacagtaaagacattaataatgttacaacagatttctatttcaaataaatgctgttcctttgaactttctattcttcaaataTTCTTCAAATTTTCTATTCTtcaagaatccagaaaaaatgcAAGTGCTGATaagtaagtttttgactctactaaagcatgaAAACACCATAATATGtctgcagatatttaagaaacatgctaagttaacctacttgtttatctgaaaaacaatgctacagtcagttactCTCCTCTGAAAATGTGCGTTCTGTGCCAGAATgtcagtgtttgttttggtttgtaaaacccgcccactgccagtttacccaattctATTTCGGCACCACGGTTGCCAGTTGGATGAAAAACACAGCGTATTTCATATCCATTCAGCATCAAGTGCTCTCATTCTTGTTGGTttcgtcaatctggcaacctgcctGTGCGTCAAGTCTGAGGCGGAGGGACCAGGTGAAAGAAAACCCCTCTccagtattttgaatttggactgcaatacctagttcaaccactctgtgtcaatcctacatacagcatcTTTAAGCAACTCTTTTCAACATggctaataaactttttttttttttctcaaactttcttgagcagcaaatcaaggatcatgtgacatttgaAGACTTTGTGTTTGCAGTAATGGATAACATAATTtgataaaatttttaatttatagcAATAATGCTTTTGTTAAATGTAgtacagtttttcactgtataCCTTAAACTAGTATacattctataatatttttttatcattaaacgTACtaagattttttacagtgtgcactGAGTAAATTGACTCCAGTGAACTTTTAATTGCATTTTGAGCATGTTCAGGTCATCATTCCACCACGCACTTGAATAAAAATAGCTGCTGAAGATCTAGACATGAATCGAAATGGGAATCAATGCATGACCAGTGAGTCATCTGCTTTAATTAGAAAGCTGTGGGAATGAGGGAGCAGAGCCAGAGACTGGTCACCTTAAACTACAGGCTTTACAGCAGGCTGAAGACGAAGTCAAAAGATAGAGGCCATGGCTGTGATTCTTTGACAAAAATGTTGTCtccagtgacaaaaaaaaaacatttcttttttttaatattcatatactttTTCATTAGGTATTGGACCTGTCCTGGGACTTCTCTTCATCCCCCTGATTGGCTCAGCCAGCGATCACTGCAACAGCAGCTATGGCCGACGACGACCCTTCATATGGTTGCTGTCATTGGGAGTTCTCCTTGCCCTTTTTATCATACCAAATGCTGATGTGTTGGCTGCCAACCTGAGCTGGGGCAGCACCCGCCACAACCAGGCTCTCCAGGTGGGCCTGCTCATCTTAGGCGTGGGCCTATTGGACTTCTGCGGACAGGTGTGCTTTACGCCACTGGAGGCGTTACTCTCGGACCTCTACCGTGAACGGGATGACTGCGGACAGGCTTTCGCTATGTTCTCCTTCATGGTAAGCCTTGGAGGTTGCATAGGCTATTTGCTACCCGCCCTAGACTGGAGCGGTGGGCTACTTTCCTTCTACCTTGGTGGTCAGGCTGAGTGCTTGTTCTCcctcctcatcctcatcttcGTGGTCAGCGTGTTAGTGACCATGAAGGTGTCCGAGGAACCCTCATCCACCCTGGAACCGGTGCCGTCGGAGCCCGGACGGTGTTTTCCATGCTCATGCTGCTATCTGTTTCAGTGTAAGCTGCGGACTCTGAAGTCTGGCCCGCTCATGTGTCTGCTCAGGACTTGCTGGTCCATGACACCGACCATTTATCGCAGCTACTGCCATGTGCCACTTGTCATGCGACAGCTGTGTTTGGCACAGCTCTGCAGCTGGATGGGTGTCATGTCCTTCATGCTCTTCTACACAGATTTTGTCGGCGAGGGACTGTACGAAGGAGTTCCTAGCGCCGCTCCTGGTTCCATTCTCAGGCAACGCTATGATGAAGGTTAGTAAGTAAAATAAACCctgtttactttcttaatgcacaTTTGTGGTCTTTATTGTGAGGGATTCATCAGTGCATCATTAGACTCTGAAATCacacaaatttaattaaattaatttgcaaTCTTTACAATTTGATAGTCATATTATATTTTCAATTAATCCTGCATCCCTAGTCTTGTATGAAATGCCTACTTCTCATGatctaattatttttttcacatttattttcaatgaatatCATTCAGAAATACATAATAGAGAAATAAATCAGTTGCGAACAGCAGTACACGCAAATTTATTTAAGTGATGAAAATTCATATGCTTCCAAATATCAGTGACTTTCTCTTTTGTGGAAAACAAAAAAGgatgttttgaagaatttttGCTCTTTTATacataaaattaaagtaaatgggGAGCGGATGCAGCTaggtgttaaagggttagttcgcccaatttgcaaaattatgtccttaataacttaccctcatgttgttccaaacccgtaagacctccttttaacttcggaacacagtttaagatattttagatttagtccgagagctctcagtccctccattgaaactgtgtgcacggtttattgtccatgtccagaaaggtaagaaaaacatcttcaaagtagtccatgtgacatcagagggtcagttagaattttttgaagcatcgaaaatacattttggtacaaaaatagcaaaaactacgactttattcagcattgtcttatcttccgtgtctgttgtaagacagttcaaaacaaagcagtttgtcatatccggtttgcgaacgaatcatttgatgtaaccggatctttcacgagtcaagaaccatttctgtcagacgtgtccaattcgagaaccgtggagctgatgatactgagcatgtgtgattcagcatgaagcagacagacacacagagcgtctgaaccgaactgattcttttggtgattgattctgaactgattctgtgctaatgttatgagcccaggtaaaccaaaggcttgcaatcatcgccaatgaccccattacgtcgagcacaaaagaaccggtgaaccgctttcttcaaccggtttcttgaatcgaactgtcagaaagaactactggtgattcgaaaaccgatgcaaccggttcttgactcgtgaacgagtcagtcttttgttcgttatctggctcggctcggtgttcatcttcagttctctttttaCAGcagtcagtcagtgtactgtttgagtacatgcattactccgggatattggtttgtttgaactcagagggagtgtcagccacaagttaacagcttaagtcatttgtggattaatgcttattggagacgcgaacagtttaaaacgattcagttcgatttggtgaactggttcaaaaagatcccgttacatcgaatgattcgttcgcaaaccggatatcacaaactgctttgttttgaactgtcttacaacagacacggaagagaagacaatgctgaataaagtcgtagtttttgctatttttggaccaaaatttattttcgatgtttcaaaaaattctaactgaccctctgatgtcacatggactactttgatgatgttttcttacctttctggacatggacagtataccgtacacacagtttcaatggagggactgagagcacgcggactaaatctaaaatatctgaaactgtgttccgaagataaatggaggtcttactggtttggaacgacatgagggtgagttattaatgacataattttgatttttgggtgaactatccctttaagtaacagAGCAGTAAGTTTCTTAGCAGAAACTGAATCCAAAACTGCTTTGTCATAATGTTGCATTTCAAGCAGGTCATGTAATGTTTGATTTCCCAAGAGATTTTCAATGGTTaatgatattatttatttcagagaCGTTGTCAGACTCATGCGTAATGCATTCCCACTCATGTTAATGTTAAGGGACATTTTATTGGTAAATATTTGTACATAGATTCTCAGATTTGCCTAGAGGCTCTCACTGGACGGCAGAAAGGATATCAGTGTTTGTTTCATGGAGTTAAGCATAATAATGAATATTACCTTTGCCTCATATCCTTGTCTGCccaaaaggcttttttttaaactgtccaTAAAATTGTTTTCCTGCTGTTGGTGGTCTGTCATTTCCGTCCTCTGGCCAGATCATCGGTCTCTACGACGTGAACTTGTATTCACCTCCACATGTGGCCTCTGTCAGCCCGGGTGCTTGAGCTTCCAGCAATGTTCATGAAAACAAATGCATGTCTTTAGCTAGTCAACAACTATAACTTACAAAATCTACTTCATGTTAAGCTAGCATCTGGACCTCTCCCACTGAGCTTTGACACCAGCAGAAAGCTCCTTTAGCAAAACATTTTGACAGATGTGGTCAAGATTAGTGTGCAAACAAACGAAGTCTTGTCAGTGCAGTCGACCGCAAACTGTGCCCCATGTAACAAAAAGTGTTTGCGATAGGTGCTCAATACAGTGAACATCTCGGGGTTCTGCAATTGTTTAAATTATGAATTCCTTCTCTGAGGAAAGATCCTGGCTTGTTTGAAGTACAACGCCAGTGCCTGCAAACACATGCCTTAGTAAACATCACTTATAGGAATTATTCAAAGGAAACGTTCTCCATTATGCTCAAATAGGCAAAGCAAACAGAATGAAATGACCTCATCTGTCAAAGCCACAAGGGCTGGGGATTGTTGTTTACCTGGACATGCGCAGCTGTTGAAAAGAATGGTGACCCCACTGGTGTCCTTTGAATTTCCACTATTTTGTGATAAATACCAGCTCACTGTAAATTAATCAGTGTATGGAATCTgtaagatttttgaaagaagtctctaatttatttgatcataaatgtgatatattttaacgtactttattcctgtgatgcaaagatgaattttcagcagccattattacagttttcagtgtcacatgatcgggATAGGTTTTTTATTTCAGGTATGTTGCTATAAACAACACAATATTGTTAAGCgccattatacaaaaatatttgtgcAATCCTGAAATTCACCTGAATCAACACTTGAATCCGAATCAA
It encodes:
- the LOC132133090 gene encoding solute carrier family 45 member 3-like, whose product is MTGWRSPWHLVLLNSLTCGLEICVAAGITYVPPLLLEAGVEEQYMTMVLGIGPVLGLLFIPLIGSASDHCNSSYGRRRPFIWLLSLGVLLALFIIPNADVLAANLSWGSTRHNQALQVGLLILGVGLLDFCGQVCFTPLEALLSDLYRERDDCGQAFAMFSFMVSLGGCIGYLLPALDWSGGLLSFYLGGQAECLFSLLILIFVVSVLVTMKVSEEPSSTLEPVPSEPGRCFPCSCCYLFQCKLRTLKSGPLMCLLRTCWSMTPTIYRSYCHVPLVMRQLCLAQLCSWMGVMSFMLFYTDFVGEGLYEGVPSAAPGSILRQRYDEGIRMGSLGLFLQCATSTFFSLVMSRLVHLFGSRVVYLSSMVCFTISALVICLSKSVLLVTAMSALTGFAYATLQTLPYTLTCHYHKEKEVYMQNSKTKKVHTNGFTITRDSVCLTLDNGPGDLNRKSDISNGHVSYSGDEPEYYPLLHQNSAALGLESGDFRKRGVGLDFAILDSTFLLSQVFPTLFMGMIVQFTESVTVYIASSAIFSAIGIYFATHIIFDQKDLRS